In Helicobacter sp. 11S03491-1, the genomic stretch AAGGCATTTGGAAATAAATATTTTATTAGAAATTCTTTGGGAGAAATTGAACTTGTCCCATTCAAACAAGAGATCCCCTTAGATTTTTCTTTGCCCAAAATGATTGATCTCAATGCCTTTGATACTCAAAATATTCCTATGTATATTTTGCCCCCTATTTAGGTATAATAGCGAAAATTTTTCGGGGAAATAATGATTGTAAGTATTCCTGCAACAAGCGCTAATCTGGGACCGGGATTTGATTCTCTTGGATTAAGTCTTAATTTTAGAAACCAATTTCATATTACACCTTCTAAGCTTACAAGTATTCAGATTGTAGGAGAAGGTGAGGGAATGCCCAAGTTTTTGATTGATAATATGTTTGTAAAAATATTCAAAAAAACTTTATTAGACTTTGGGATTCTTGAGAGGGAATTTAGATTTTTTTTTAGTAACAAAATCCCTATTTCCAGAGGTATGGGAAGCAGTTCGGCAGTTATTGTAGGCGCCATTAGCGCTGCTTATGAAGTTGCAGGGAAAAAAATTGATAGAGAAAGTATTTTAAATGCAGCCCTTAATTATGAATCCCATCCGGATAATATCACTCCTGCAGTTTATGGGGGATTTAATGTAGCTGTGGTTGATTATAAAAAAGTCTATCATTTAAAACAGCAAATTCCTGATATGTTTCAAGCTGTAATGGTTGTGCCTAATCGTTCCATCTCAACAAAATATTCCAGACAAGCTTTGCCTAGAAAATATTCTGTAGCAGAAAGTGTTTTTAATCTTTCCAGAGCTTCTTTGATGAGCCTGGCATTTGCACAAGGAAAATGGGAATTTTTGAGGTTAGCGAGCAAAGATAGATTTCATCAAGATAGAAGAATGAAGCAATTCCCTATTCTTTTTGGGGTTCAAAAAATAGCGCTAGAGAATGGAGCGCTTATGAGTACGCTTTCCGGGAGTGGATCATCGTTTTTTAATATGTGCTATAGAGATGATGCTCAAAAGCTGGCAGCTATTTTTACTAAAAAATTTTCAAATTTCAGAGTTTTTGTGCTGGATTTTGATAATGATGGTATTGTATTTGAGCAAGAATAAGCTAATTTTGGTATAATAATGGACAAAACACCTCAATTCAAAAGATTTTCATCA encodes the following:
- the thrB gene encoding homoserine kinase, which gives rise to MIVSIPATSANLGPGFDSLGLSLNFRNQFHITPSKLTSIQIVGEGEGMPKFLIDNMFVKIFKKTLLDFGILEREFRFFFSNKIPISRGMGSSSAVIVGAISAAYEVAGKKIDRESILNAALNYESHPDNITPAVYGGFNVAVVDYKKVYHLKQQIPDMFQAVMVVPNRSISTKYSRQALPRKYSVAESVFNLSRASLMSLAFAQGKWEFLRLASKDRFHQDRRMKQFPILFGVQKIALENGALMSTLSGSGSSFFNMCYRDDAQKLAAIFTKKFSNFRVFVLDFDNDGIVFEQE